From Spirosoma aerolatum, one genomic window encodes:
- a CDS encoding right-handed parallel beta-helix repeat-containing protein has protein sequence MKKVFLSCFLIVSISHLVSAATWHVSGTGSDANDGKTTATAFRSLQKAAEQVQPGDVVLVGNGTYTNAEKGNGSAVLNITRSGKPEAWITWKARPGHHPEVHPVGWCGIQISGSYNVLDGLNVIGNNDSIVLLKAQEDAKKPKPDPYFNTNGIFFNGRNNPPDAKPHHLIVRNCTVAKCAGGGIVGIEIDYLTVEDCKVYDNAWFMRYGGSGITTLNNWAFDDAPGYHIIIQRNFVWNNKTMVPWEKIGKLSDGNGILLDVTDQENQGATNPNADAVISPAGSQTATPAAAPAKPKRPEWTGRALIANNVSAYNGGSGIHTFRTKHVDIINNTTYWNGGIVGYQELFPNRSEDVVIMNNIIMPRPGGAVTSNNRNTNIRWDYNLYPTPQEVFKGPNDIVAEPGFIDAQFDPMKGNFRLVKNSRALNSGSGDVPLPNDILGKARPRSTGRDRGAFEQ, from the coding sequence ATGAAAAAGGTCTTTCTCAGCTGCTTCCTGATTGTCTCCATCAGCCACCTTGTTTCTGCTGCTACCTGGCACGTGTCGGGAACGGGCAGTGATGCCAACGATGGCAAAACAACCGCAACGGCCTTCCGCAGTTTGCAAAAAGCCGCCGAGCAGGTGCAACCCGGCGATGTGGTATTGGTAGGCAACGGCACCTACACCAACGCCGAAAAAGGCAACGGCAGTGCCGTACTGAATATCACACGCTCCGGTAAACCCGAGGCATGGATCACCTGGAAAGCCCGGCCCGGCCATCACCCCGAAGTGCATCCGGTGGGCTGGTGCGGCATTCAGATTTCTGGCTCATACAACGTGCTCGACGGACTGAACGTCATCGGTAATAATGATTCGATTGTGCTGCTGAAAGCGCAGGAAGATGCCAAAAAGCCGAAGCCTGATCCCTACTTCAACACCAACGGTATTTTCTTCAACGGCCGGAACAACCCACCCGATGCCAAACCCCACCACCTGATTGTTCGGAACTGCACGGTGGCCAAGTGTGCGGGCGGTGGCATCGTTGGTATCGAGATAGATTACCTCACGGTTGAGGATTGCAAGGTCTACGACAATGCCTGGTTCATGCGCTACGGCGGCTCCGGCATTACCACGCTGAACAACTGGGCTTTCGACGATGCACCGGGCTATCACATTATCATTCAGCGGAATTTTGTCTGGAACAATAAAACGATGGTGCCCTGGGAGAAAATCGGCAAACTGAGCGATGGTAACGGCATTCTGCTCGACGTGACCGACCAGGAAAATCAGGGGGCGACCAATCCCAACGCCGACGCCGTGATTTCGCCAGCGGGTAGTCAGACCGCCACGCCAGCAGCCGCACCAGCAAAGCCCAAACGGCCAGAGTGGACAGGGAGAGCGTTAATTGCCAACAACGTCAGCGCTTACAACGGCGGTTCGGGTATTCACACCTTCCGCACCAAACACGTCGACATTATTAACAATACGACCTACTGGAACGGCGGGATTGTGGGGTATCAGGAGCTATTTCCGAATCGTTCCGAAGATGTGGTAATCATGAACAACATCATCATGCCGCGCCCCGGTGGAGCCGTAACCTCCAACAACCGGAACACCAATATTCGCTGGGATTACAATCTGTACCCAACCCCGCAGGAGGTGTTTAAAGGTCCCAACGACATTGTAGCCGAGCCGGGTTTTATCGATGCGCAGTTCGACCCAATGAAAGGGAATTTCCGACTGGTTAAGAATAGCCGTGCCCTGAATTCCGGCTCAGGCGATGTACCGCTACCAAACGATATTCTTGGAAAAGCCCGTCCGAGAAGTACAGGTCGCGACCGGGGTGCTTTTGAACAGTAA
- a CDS encoding glycoside hydrolase family protein: MKFVYLLTVVFGLFHRLSSNLLLPSWLSNQKSVSINRASFTDAADFGFLPTETGVKNAKALQAAVNTGGTILISKMGTYKLAGTVYIGDNTSLVFGNGVVVEKSNETGRFTHVFLNKGALERVYNHNITITGLDIRVNNVDLPMSTIYGLRGHVAFFYVKDLKIERFRCSGLVNGQFALHICTFEDLLINDVIITGKKDGIHLGPGKRFRISNGVFQTGDDAIALVPGDWVSANPEFGNLEDGIIENCSDIPDDYLEGAFSKIVASAWVDWKPGIKVKHGDAVVSNGRIYRVVAALDNRVYKSGTQPNFEKGMMVLDSINWLMFQKDTIHTAVVKNVVFRDIFLYSQRVPFQLMSYSNKWSHSYYPGAPLPIQGPLSFENVTMFSENKKALVSITTPINVLNVRNASLKNNWIDFGHAADYAVYPKTYVSFANCQFHSSGLYTLITNRSKGKQIVVKTTGSIETGDNFSANVVPGQGNIQVESDLTGLKKQAK; the protein is encoded by the coding sequence ATGAAATTCGTCTATCTGTTAACCGTTGTCTTCGGGCTTTTTCATAGACTAAGTTCTAATCTACTACTTCCTTCATGGCTTAGCAACCAAAAATCTGTATCGATTAACCGGGCTAGTTTCACGGATGCGGCCGATTTTGGCTTTTTACCCACCGAAACGGGCGTTAAGAATGCGAAGGCGCTACAGGCGGCTGTCAATACAGGCGGGACCATTCTTATCAGTAAAATGGGTACGTACAAATTAGCGGGCACCGTCTACATCGGCGACAATACGTCCCTTGTGTTTGGGAATGGCGTAGTCGTCGAAAAATCGAACGAAACAGGCCGGTTTACGCACGTTTTTCTGAATAAAGGAGCACTGGAGCGGGTCTACAACCACAACATTACCATTACCGGGCTAGATATTCGGGTCAACAACGTGGATTTGCCGATGAGTACCATATACGGCCTGCGGGGGCATGTCGCCTTTTTTTACGTCAAAGACCTGAAAATTGAACGCTTCCGCTGTTCCGGTTTGGTCAACGGGCAATTTGCCCTGCACATCTGTACCTTCGAGGATTTGCTGATCAACGACGTCATCATCACCGGTAAAAAAGATGGCATTCATTTGGGGCCGGGCAAGCGATTCAGGATTAGCAATGGCGTTTTTCAGACTGGCGATGATGCCATTGCGCTGGTGCCGGGCGACTGGGTGAGTGCCAATCCCGAATTCGGAAATCTCGAAGATGGCATCATCGAAAATTGCTCCGACATACCCGACGATTACCTGGAAGGGGCTTTTTCTAAAATTGTAGCCTCGGCCTGGGTCGACTGGAAGCCGGGTATCAAAGTCAAACATGGCGACGCGGTCGTATCGAACGGGCGGATTTACCGAGTAGTGGCTGCGCTCGATAACCGGGTTTATAAATCGGGGACCCAACCCAACTTTGAGAAAGGCATGATGGTACTGGACAGCATCAACTGGCTGATGTTTCAGAAAGACACCATTCATACGGCCGTCGTGAAAAACGTGGTGTTTCGCGATATTTTTCTGTACAGCCAGCGGGTTCCGTTTCAGTTGATGAGCTACAGCAACAAGTGGTCGCACTCCTATTATCCGGGGGCACCGTTGCCCATTCAGGGGCCGCTATCATTCGAAAACGTAACCATGTTCAGCGAGAATAAAAAGGCCCTCGTCAGTATCACCACGCCGATCAATGTGCTGAACGTTCGCAACGCATCCCTGAAAAATAACTGGATCGACTTTGGCCATGCCGCCGACTATGCTGTGTACCCGAAAACCTACGTCAGCTTTGCCAATTGCCAGTTCCATTCGTCGGGGCTTTACACCCTGATTACCAACCGGAGTAAGGGGAAACAGATAGTCGTAAAAACCACGGGCAGCATCGAAACCGGCGACAATTTTTCAGCTAATGTAGTGCCGGGGCAGGGTAACATTCAGGTTGAATCTGACCTGACAGGTCTGAAAAAACAGGCAAAATAA
- a CDS encoding polysaccharide lyase domain-containing protein — MNHLRIYFWLSAALAVLSVNNQVVARHYFVNSVSGNDAAAGTEPGSAWKSLAPVHAKDFMSGDTINFMAGSSWDTGLDINDSGTPQKPIIFRAVGEGPKPMFSHPGNLAKAINITGKWVVVDGLFAKDAHLAGVYLEKGADHNIIRNCEIQNCGGGVMVHSRYNLICQNYAHDLIMVKNTQGGDDDYGAVAYWVFAPNNEIAYNRAVRCRAQSYDYGADGGFFEVYTNGDSTYVHHNYAEDCNGFLEIGGGSARDIRVSDNVSLENGEWTFHLTGKFRADIHNFRMEHNTIISRKGTKWNNLLGVGKGDVPANELIFSENLVVLGGEAAEKVARHGNFIHHDNTYFLLDGAKLGFPAAGGEQISISR, encoded by the coding sequence ATGAATCACCTACGTATCTATTTCTGGCTCAGTGCGGCTTTGGCGGTGCTATCCGTAAACAATCAGGTTGTAGCCCGGCATTATTTTGTCAATAGCGTTTCGGGCAACGATGCTGCTGCCGGTACTGAGCCGGGCAGCGCCTGGAAATCCCTGGCCCCTGTTCACGCAAAAGACTTTATGTCCGGCGATACCATCAACTTCATGGCGGGGTCAAGTTGGGATACGGGGCTGGATATTAACGACAGCGGAACTCCGCAAAAACCCATCATATTTCGGGCCGTTGGTGAAGGGCCAAAACCGATGTTTAGTCATCCGGGTAACCTGGCAAAAGCTATTAACATCACCGGAAAATGGGTTGTTGTCGACGGGTTGTTTGCTAAAGATGCTCACCTGGCCGGAGTTTACCTGGAAAAAGGTGCCGACCATAACATTATCCGAAACTGTGAAATACAAAACTGTGGGGGTGGGGTTATGGTCCATAGTCGATACAACTTGATTTGCCAGAACTACGCCCACGACCTGATTATGGTCAAAAACACGCAGGGCGGTGATGATGACTATGGGGCTGTAGCCTATTGGGTCTTTGCGCCTAACAATGAGATCGCTTACAACCGGGCGGTGCGTTGCCGGGCGCAAAGTTATGACTATGGGGCCGACGGTGGATTTTTTGAAGTCTACACCAATGGCGACAGTACGTATGTGCATCACAACTATGCCGAGGACTGCAACGGCTTTCTGGAAATAGGCGGAGGATCGGCGCGCGACATTCGTGTATCAGATAATGTCTCCCTAGAAAATGGGGAATGGACCTTTCACCTCACTGGAAAGTTCCGGGCTGATATTCACAACTTCAGGATGGAACATAACACCATCATCTCCAGAAAAGGCACCAAATGGAATAACCTATTGGGGGTCGGGAAAGGAGACGTTCCGGCCAATGAGCTGATTTTTAGCGAAAATCTGGTCGTTTTAGGTGGAGAAGCCGCCGAAAAAGTAGCGCGCCACGGCAATTTTATCCACCACGACAATACGTACTTCCTGCTCGATGGGGCCAAGCTCGGATTTCCGGCAGCTGGTGGGGAGCAAATCAGTATATCACGCTAA
- a CDS encoding glycoside hydrolase family protein, whose translation MNRQYTCFLWLLLLSLPSFAQTVTPHPVPDEFRSTYYEVKVNGQVIPVFHAGLNVYFASFDFTGKADVVVAATYKLAGYSGQTANKEAIPIDDKGYWRGEVFVRPLSANSRPILNGNEVRFAVSEAGQYSVERAGTSQYKDDALLLFANRPDANAPDLSSKNVIHLKPGIHYRNVDLTSEQTLYLDAGAVLFGSINVWDAKNVSILGRGVVLYYGPQSETHDDGWKNQKNWHPLTTHNVQGLTVRGVTFVGRSRTWSLQTHTTFDAVFDNIKVLAVNPQNINGDGIDWYGGGRTKVLNSFIRSMDDCFAFFTPESSQDMWATTKNTTGEVSDITIENCVLWTTLANVFRIGFNGQALTTRNITMRNTDVIHISKGDWFAPNALFCMVSPNSKGQARHSSYVFENIRFEEPTALFGLQNPESQFSELTLKDITMSGEPVPSLIKNKTRAVTFENVLLNGKRVGSESDIPLRAGSLPIEQPTWQPASSLR comes from the coding sequence ATGAACCGCCAATATACCTGCTTTTTATGGCTTTTACTCCTAAGTCTGCCATCCTTCGCCCAAACCGTAACGCCACATCCGGTACCCGACGAGTTTAGATCAACGTATTATGAGGTCAAAGTCAATGGACAGGTTATTCCCGTTTTTCATGCCGGTCTAAATGTCTATTTCGCAAGTTTTGACTTTACTGGAAAGGCTGACGTCGTGGTTGCGGCAACGTATAAACTGGCCGGTTATTCCGGTCAAACAGCGAACAAAGAAGCCATACCAATTGATGACAAAGGTTATTGGCGGGGAGAGGTTTTCGTGCGGCCGTTGTCGGCAAACAGTCGCCCCATCCTGAATGGAAACGAAGTTCGCTTTGCTGTTTCAGAAGCGGGGCAATATTCGGTAGAGCGGGCAGGAACGAGTCAGTATAAAGATGATGCGCTGTTGCTATTTGCCAATCGCCCCGACGCAAACGCCCCGGATCTGTCTTCGAAAAACGTGATTCACCTAAAGCCGGGCATTCATTATCGGAATGTTGATTTGACAAGCGAGCAGACGCTGTATCTGGATGCCGGAGCCGTATTATTCGGTAGTATCAACGTCTGGGATGCGAAAAATGTCAGCATTTTAGGCCGTGGAGTTGTCCTGTATTACGGACCTCAGTCTGAAACGCACGACGACGGCTGGAAAAATCAGAAAAACTGGCACCCCCTCACGACGCATAACGTGCAGGGGCTGACCGTTCGGGGCGTTACGTTCGTTGGCCGTAGCCGAACATGGTCACTGCAAACGCATACGACGTTCGACGCTGTTTTCGATAATATCAAAGTTCTCGCGGTCAACCCCCAGAATATCAACGGCGACGGCATCGACTGGTACGGCGGTGGACGTACTAAAGTGCTCAACAGCTTCATTCGGTCGATGGACGATTGCTTTGCTTTTTTCACGCCAGAGAGCAGCCAGGATATGTGGGCGACCACTAAAAACACAACCGGTGAAGTCAGTGATATTACCATCGAAAACTGCGTGCTGTGGACCACGCTGGCCAATGTATTTCGAATTGGCTTCAATGGTCAGGCGCTGACCACCCGAAACATCACCATGCGCAATACAGACGTGATCCACATCTCGAAAGGCGATTGGTTTGCGCCGAACGCCCTTTTCTGCATGGTCAGCCCGAACAGCAAAGGTCAGGCGAGGCACAGCAGCTACGTATTCGAAAACATTCGCTTCGAAGAGCCGACGGCCCTGTTCGGCCTCCAAAATCCGGAATCCCAATTCAGTGAATTGACCCTGAAGGACATTACGATGAGTGGCGAACCTGTGCCTTCGCTCATCAAAAACAAAACGCGTGCTGTCACCTTCGAGAACGTACTCTTGAATGGAAAGCGAGTGGGATCTGAGTCCGATATTCCCCTTCGAGCGGGGAGCCTGCCTATCGAACAACCGACCTGGCAACCCGCTTCATCACTACGTTGA
- a CDS encoding SUMF1/EgtB/PvdO family nonheme iron enzyme: MKNHNVLTLVIAFLLSCQTFAQTYNICEFGAKTDSTFLHTKAIQSAIDQCAGKGGGAVLVPAGTYYTGTIFLKANVYLHLSAGAVLQGSYNPADYPEHTILAAKKFGTITHNGLYRDYMKTLVIADRANNGPAQTRYPWGNTFDSTVVNTGQWAGATAVNCFDKGRTKQGLYDMSGNVWQLTERERSDGYNRFCMLRGGAWYVNRASEWYADQGAQDTCFGAKYLLTGPGSLCHGGVPVLVDEQVVNQ; this comes from the coding sequence ATGAAAAATCATAACGTATTGACCCTGGTTATTGCCTTCCTGTTGAGTTGTCAGACGTTCGCCCAGACGTACAATATCTGTGAGTTTGGCGCAAAGACCGACAGTACGTTTCTACATACGAAAGCCATACAATCGGCTATTGATCAATGTGCTGGCAAAGGTGGGGGCGCGGTGCTGGTGCCTGCCGGTACGTATTATACCGGCACAATCTTCCTGAAAGCAAATGTCTATCTGCATCTGTCGGCGGGCGCGGTTCTACAGGGGAGTTACAACCCCGCCGATTATCCTGAGCATACCATTCTGGCTGCTAAAAAATTCGGGACCATCACTCACAACGGCCTGTATCGGGACTATATGAAAACCCTGGTTATTGCCGATAGGGCAAATAATGGACCGGCGCAGACCCGCTATCCCTGGGGTAATACCTTCGATTCGACGGTTGTCAATACGGGGCAATGGGCAGGCGCAACGGCCGTCAACTGCTTCGACAAAGGCCGAACCAAACAGGGATTGTACGATATGAGCGGCAACGTCTGGCAACTGACCGAAAGGGAGCGCAGCGACGGCTACAACCGCTTCTGCATGTTGCGCGGGGGAGCCTGGTACGTCAATCGGGCTTCGGAGTGGTACGCCGATCAGGGGGCGCAGGATACCTGTTTTGGTGCCAAATACCTGCTGACCGGGCCTGGATCGCTGTGCCACGGTGGAGTTCCAGTGCTAGTGGATGAGCAGGTAGTAAACCAGTAA
- a CDS encoding endo-1,4-beta-xylanase, which produces MKFLFFLAGLASLGQLVANNINWVAVGQRVLPQTLADAAPFPIGFAVNPAKLLNNAPYQQTVTQEASSVTADVAMKPSRISPQKGAYNFELADQLVEFARAQKKRLHGHTLVWYIDTSPNWLKQIRDSTELETTLQAYIQTVGAHFKGKVASWDVVNEAVDNQGVIRKDSLNTLGKTLFNVGKILGNDYVARMFQYAHQADPTAKLFYNDYGQETRPAKLDAIVKMATNYKRRGIPIHGLGLQMHMSIDTPEAGIENAIRKLAETGLLIHISELDIALNPGKKKDFVVTSELLEKQYQKYKFVVSTYKKWVPIGQQFGITLWGVDDGTSWIPGFCQCADAALPFDASFAKKRAYQGFLEGLK; this is translated from the coding sequence ATGAAATTCCTGTTCTTTTTGGCTGGCCTGGCTAGTTTGGGGCAACTCGTTGCTAATAATATAAACTGGGTTGCTGTTGGTCAGCGTGTTCTTCCACAAACGCTCGCTGATGCTGCTCCATTTCCCATCGGATTTGCCGTTAATCCCGCTAAACTTCTGAACAACGCACCTTACCAACAAACGGTTACGCAGGAAGCCAGTAGTGTTACGGCTGATGTAGCGATGAAACCCAGCCGGATTAGTCCGCAAAAAGGAGCGTATAATTTTGAGCTGGCCGACCAGTTGGTCGAGTTTGCGCGCGCTCAGAAAAAACGACTGCATGGCCATACGCTGGTGTGGTACATCGATACCAGCCCAAACTGGCTCAAGCAAATCCGCGATTCGACCGAACTGGAAACGACATTACAAGCCTATATCCAAACCGTTGGTGCCCATTTTAAAGGCAAGGTAGCCTCCTGGGATGTGGTCAATGAAGCGGTTGATAACCAAGGTGTTATTCGAAAAGATTCGCTCAATACGTTGGGTAAAACGCTGTTCAATGTTGGAAAAATACTGGGCAATGACTACGTGGCCCGAATGTTTCAGTATGCGCATCAGGCCGATCCAACCGCCAAACTATTTTATAACGATTACGGACAGGAAACTCGCCCTGCCAAGCTGGATGCTATTGTGAAGATGGCAACTAATTACAAACGGCGGGGTATTCCGATTCACGGGCTGGGTCTTCAAATGCACATGAGTATCGATACGCCCGAAGCCGGTATTGAGAACGCCATCCGGAAACTGGCTGAAACCGGCTTGTTGATTCATATTTCGGAACTGGACATTGCCCTGAATCCTGGGAAAAAGAAGGATTTCGTCGTAACCTCCGAACTGCTGGAAAAGCAATATCAGAAGTACAAATTCGTAGTGAGCACCTATAAAAAATGGGTTCCAATTGGGCAGCAGTTTGGCATTACACTTTGGGGCGTCGACGACGGTACATCCTGGATTCCCGGCTTTTGCCAGTGCGCTGATGCCGCGCTGCCGTTCGATGCCAGTTTCGCAAAAAAACGGGCGTATCAGGGGTTTCTGGAAGGCTTGAAATAA
- a CDS encoding GMC oxidoreductase produces the protein MNFIGKATQQNSYDAIVIGSGISGGWAAKELTQKGLRTLVLERGRPVEHVKDYPTTMSSPWEMAHRGRYPLDVLEKSPTQAKVAYAFNEYSGQFFIRDTDHPYQQTKPFDWIRGYQVGGKSLSWARWTQRWAPFNFEDNLKDGHGVDWPIRYPDLAPWYSYVEKFAGISGNKDGLSTLPDGEFLPPFDMNCIEKSVRDAWKKQYADRHLIISRTANLSKAQPVHLALGRADCQSRNWCGRGCLYGAYFSSNSATLPAAAQTGKLTVRPFSVVHSIIYDEQKGKATGVRVIDTNTKEMTEYYARIIFVNAATLNSTLVLLNSTSNRFPNGLGNDSGALGHYLMDHNYRGRVAGIYEGKSLNDRYYYGRRPTGTYVPRFRNVLNDRQADFVRGYAYACGGGRAGWERGHSITGFGADYKEALTHPGQWSFSMTAMGEMLPRYENYVKLNPDKKDQWGMPTLDIDCAWGDNEDKMTQDAIEQAKAMMEAAGIRVTAAVDNHQAPGLAIHEMGTARMGRDPKTSVLNKWNQVHAVKNVFVTDGASMASSACQNPSLTYMALTARAANYAVRQLKVGML, from the coding sequence ATGAACTTCATCGGAAAAGCAACTCAGCAAAACAGCTACGACGCCATTGTCATTGGCTCGGGCATTAGTGGCGGATGGGCCGCTAAAGAATTAACCCAGAAAGGACTGCGAACGCTCGTGCTGGAACGCGGCCGACCGGTGGAGCACGTGAAGGATTACCCTACTACCATGTCGAGCCCCTGGGAGATGGCCCACCGGGGGCGTTACCCGCTCGATGTACTCGAAAAAAGCCCCACACAGGCCAAAGTAGCCTATGCTTTTAACGAATATTCCGGGCAGTTTTTCATCCGGGATACCGACCATCCGTACCAGCAAACCAAGCCCTTCGACTGGATTCGCGGGTATCAGGTGGGTGGCAAATCGCTGTCGTGGGCGCGGTGGACGCAACGCTGGGCACCGTTCAATTTTGAGGACAATCTGAAAGATGGCCACGGTGTTGACTGGCCCATTCGGTATCCGGATTTGGCCCCCTGGTACAGCTACGTGGAGAAGTTTGCGGGGATCAGCGGGAATAAAGATGGCCTGTCAACCCTGCCCGATGGGGAGTTCCTGCCGCCTTTCGACATGAACTGCATCGAAAAAAGCGTGCGCGATGCCTGGAAAAAACAGTACGCCGACCGCCACCTGATCATCAGCCGGACGGCCAATCTGAGCAAAGCCCAACCTGTTCATCTAGCGCTGGGTCGGGCCGATTGCCAGTCGCGCAACTGGTGCGGCAGGGGGTGTTTATACGGCGCGTATTTCAGCAGCAACTCAGCTACCTTGCCCGCTGCCGCCCAAACTGGCAAGCTGACCGTCCGCCCGTTTTCGGTGGTTCATTCCATCATTTACGATGAGCAAAAGGGTAAAGCCACTGGCGTTCGGGTGATCGACACCAACACCAAAGAAATGACCGAGTATTACGCCCGCATTATTTTCGTAAATGCCGCTACGCTCAACTCCACGCTGGTGCTCCTCAATTCGACCTCAAATCGATTCCCCAACGGACTTGGCAACGACAGCGGGGCGCTGGGTCATTACCTGATGGACCACAATTACCGGGGCCGGGTGGCCGGTATTTATGAAGGCAAAAGTCTGAATGATCGCTATTACTACGGTCGCCGACCGACGGGTACCTATGTGCCCCGGTTCCGCAACGTGCTGAATGATCGTCAAGCCGATTTTGTTCGGGGCTATGCCTACGCCTGTGGGGGCGGCCGGGCCGGTTGGGAGCGGGGCCATTCAATAACTGGTTTTGGTGCAGATTACAAAGAGGCCCTGACGCATCCGGGCCAATGGTCGTTCAGCATGACCGCTATGGGCGAAATGCTGCCGCGCTACGAAAACTACGTTAAACTGAATCCCGACAAAAAAGACCAGTGGGGAATGCCCACCCTCGACATTGACTGTGCCTGGGGCGACAACGAAGACAAAATGACCCAGGATGCCATCGAACAGGCCAAAGCGATGATGGAAGCTGCCGGTATCCGGGTTACGGCTGCGGTGGATAATCATCAGGCGCCGGGTCTGGCCATTCATGAAATGGGAACAGCGCGTATGGGGCGCGACCCCAAAACGTCGGTACTGAACAAATGGAATCAGGTTCATGCTGTCAAAAATGTGTTTGTCACGGACGGTGCCAGCATGGCTTCCTCAGCTTGTCAGAACCCGTCGCTAACGTACATGGCCCTGACAGCCCGCGCAGCCAACTATGCTGTTCGGCAACTCAAAGTGGGGATGTTGTGA
- a CDS encoding Gfo/Idh/MocA family protein — protein MQRIAMLGGGFIGRFYAESLHGQRSRDRVIAIYARREETAQKFAADYGCGIWSTDMEEVIAHPDVTMVCVALPNNLHAAAVLLCAKHKKNVVCTKPLGRNADEALQMMQAVEEAGIFGGYLEDLCYSPKFLKALESVKSGALGRILWAKSREAHPGPHSNWFWDKEQAGGGCMLDLGCHCVEIARSFIGKDVRPVEVMCWAATQVKPIDAEDHAIALVKYENGAIGQFEVSWVFRGGMDLRDEVMGTEGTIWINNFLRTGFEMYSSGKGANYVAEKAESNTGWLFPVGDEVNDLGYNHMFTDMFQSCEEGRQPAETFYDGYVVNAVLDAAYRSAESKQWEPVNLPVWRGQEGLSLEKTLTDYDADHYLIKEEITHDGRHKLILKDKVSGKIVEKDLPVTKPETT, from the coding sequence ATGCAACGAATTGCCATGCTGGGGGGCGGCTTCATTGGCCGCTTCTACGCCGAATCGCTCCACGGCCAACGAAGCCGCGACCGCGTCATTGCCATCTATGCCCGTCGGGAAGAAACGGCCCAGAAATTTGCGGCTGACTACGGCTGCGGCATCTGGTCGACGGATATGGAGGAGGTCATCGCCCACCCCGACGTAACAATGGTGTGCGTGGCCCTGCCCAACAACCTCCACGCGGCAGCCGTGTTGCTGTGCGCGAAACACAAAAAGAACGTCGTCTGTACCAAACCGCTGGGCCGTAATGCCGACGAAGCCTTGCAGATGATGCAGGCCGTGGAAGAAGCCGGTATTTTCGGCGGGTATCTGGAAGATCTGTGTTATTCGCCCAAGTTCCTGAAAGCGCTGGAAAGCGTTAAAAGCGGGGCGCTGGGCCGGATTCTGTGGGCCAAGTCCCGCGAAGCGCACCCTGGCCCGCACTCGAACTGGTTCTGGGACAAAGAGCAGGCTGGTGGCGGTTGTATGCTCGATCTGGGTTGCCATTGTGTAGAAATTGCCCGGAGTTTTATTGGCAAAGACGTCCGACCCGTCGAGGTGATGTGCTGGGCCGCCACGCAGGTGAAGCCCATCGATGCCGAAGACCACGCCATTGCCCTGGTGAAATACGAGAATGGGGCCATTGGTCAGTTTGAAGTGAGTTGGGTATTCCGGGGTGGTATGGACCTGCGCGATGAGGTCATGGGCACTGAAGGCACCATCTGGATCAACAATTTTCTGCGGACAGGTTTCGAGATGTACAGTTCCGGCAAGGGGGCCAATTACGTAGCCGAAAAGGCTGAATCGAACACGGGGTGGCTCTTTCCGGTTGGTGATGAAGTGAACGACCTGGGCTATAATCACATGTTTACCGATATGTTCCAATCATGCGAGGAAGGGCGACAACCCGCCGAAACTTTCTACGATGGCTATGTGGTAAACGCCGTGCTGGATGCCGCCTATCGCTCGGCTGAGTCGAAGCAATGGGAGCCGGTCAACTTACCCGTCTGGCGTGGGCAGGAAGGCTTGTCCCTGGAGAAAACCCTGACCGACTACGACGCTGATCACTACCTGATCAAAGAAGAAATCACTCACGACGGGCGTCATAAGCTGATACTGAAAGATAAGGTAAGTGGGAAAATCGTTGAAAAAGATTTGCCTGTAACTAAACCTGAAACCACATGA